A window of the Trichoderma asperellum chromosome 6, complete sequence genome harbors these coding sequences:
- a CDS encoding uncharacterized protein (EggNog:ENOG41) yields the protein MRSIGTMTKETRPEISPYAVPTIALYFQGGSTLYVPPHLLAQSHRLGSMVLQQGTLQFTDVSADAGHVLVHYLFTGTYQSLKPKRSSAQDCLAAEFLTSVRVYNVAQTYTLPPLVELAKNEMQKLGKNLPTALIFDLVKDAHLGLKTDDTWFSSYLKAQLRLFLESPLKPPAGNKAEDQATISISDLLFKSMFELYHENIASLRETQSHAFGQASTNTKKRADEQATKEVEEATCEAETKTREPGEQTVAPTAPTAPTAPTTPAAPAAPAVAAEEEEELAMLESKKAKKGKLPRKEEARRLELRENAKMRAKEKVAQEAEQAAAKEAEAQAVLEDKEAVKEATERANQKDIEAKVTAEIAEEEREIARLLDKKHNSFMGLSSKLEKRLSQLQAKTMKRAEKQGTCESEYLTQESRKETAAIAHPETAHELYKQPVEDEDLTEVKMIQKDSALDVGSYGSWGIGEADAIKDDDIHVEAQAAQDIGISTSHDNVANAEALGATPEKEKKTKKKKKNKSVAAVSPTPEILVDCLLDKTNRNTKDESNMELDPWSFSVREKRKAENKKSDVKPSASGSPSGDLTDTHNQEAAADEYKMARFEDEGWSFWGLGKNKRAENNTATAGQESVLPLPLPPRDPKVLGIQIDSGLA from the exons ATGCGCTCAATTGGTACTATGACAAAAGAAACGCGGCCCGAAATATC TCCATATGCAGTGCCTACTATTGCATTATATTTCCAAGGCGGCAGCACACTTTATGTTCCGCCCCATTTACTCGCCCAGAGTCATAGGCTGGGGTCTATGGTTTTACAACAAGGCACACTGCAATTTACGGATGTTTCTGCAGATGCCGGCCACGTCCTCGTGCATTACCTTTTCACGGGTACCTATCAGAGTCTTAAGCCCAAAAGGTCGTCTGCTCAAGATTGCTTGGCGGCCGAATTCCTTACAAGCGTTCGCGTTTATAACGTCGCCCAGACTTACACACTTCCACCTCTTGTGGAACTCGCCAAGAATGAGATGCAGAAACTGGGCAAAAACCTTCCAACTGCGTTAATATTTGACTTGGTTAAAGACGCACATTTGGGTCTAAAAACCGACGATACATGGTTCAGTAGCTACCTGAAGGCACAGCTGAGGCTTTTCCTCGAGAGCCCTCTGAAGCCACCTGCAGGGAACAAAGCCGAGGATCAAGCGACCATATCAATCAGCGACCTCTTATTCAAGAGTATGTTCGAACTATATCACGAAAATATAGCCTCACTACGTGAGACGCAGAGCCATGCTTTTGGGCAAGCATCGacaaatacaaaaaaacGGGCGGACGAGCAAGCTACtaaagaagttgaagaggCAACTTGTGAAGCTGAAACGAAGACCCGCGAACCAGGGGAACAGACAGTTGCTCCTACTGCTCCTACTGCTCCTACTGCTCCTACTActcctgctgctcctgctgctcctgctgttgctgcggaggaggaggaggagttaGCCATGCTAGAGTCaaagaaagccaaaaaaGGCAAGTTACccagaaaagaggaggctAGGCGTCTTGAACTCCGAGAAAATGCAAAAATgagagcaaaagagaaggTAGCCCAAGAAGCGgaacaagctgctgccaaggagGCAGAGGCCCAGGCCGTTCTGGAAGATAAAGAGGCTGTTAAAGAAGCAACAGAGAGGGCTAACCAGAAGGATATTGAGGCGAAAGTAACTGCCGagattgctgaagaagaacgtGAAATAGCCCGGCTGCTTGATAAGAAGCATAATTCGTTCATGGGCTTGTCAAGTAAATTGGAGAAGAGGTTAAGTCAGCTCCAGGCTAAGACGATGAAACGAGCTGAGAAACAAGGCACATGCGAATCAGAGTATCTTACTCAAGAATCAAGAAAAGAGACTGCCGCCATTGCACATCCCGAAACGGCACACGAGCTTTATAAACAGCCTGTAGAGGATGAAGATTTGACAGAAGTTAAGATGATTCAAAAAGATAGCGCACTCGATGTGGGTTCTTATGGTTCTTGGGGGATAGGGGAAGCAGATGCAATAAAGGACGATGATATTCACGTCGAAGCTCAGGCTGCACAAGACATTGGAATCAGCACAAGCCATGATAATGTGGCTAACGCAGAAGCTCTAGGAGCTACaccagagaaagagaagaaaacaaagaagaagaagaaaaataagagcGTTGCTGCTGTTAGTCCAACGCCTGAGATATTGGTGGACTGCCTACTTGACAAGACCAACCGAAATACCAAAGATGAGAGCAATATGGAGCTTGATCCATGGAGTTTTTCAGTGCGGGAAAAGCGCAAAGCGGAGAATAAGAAATCGGACGTTAAACCTTCAGCATCTGGATCGCCGAGTGGTGATCTAACTGATACTCATAATCAGGAAGCAGCGGCTGATGAGTATAAGATGGCACGGTTTGAGGATGAGGGATGGAGTTTTTGGGGGCTTGGAAAGAATAAGAGGGCCGAAAACAATACCGCAACGGCAGGTCAAGAGTCTGTTCTACCATTGCCCCTACCTCCACGTGATCCTAAAGTGCTAGGTATACAGATAGATAGCGGACTCGCATGA